The following proteins are encoded in a genomic region of Hymenobacter siberiensis:
- the lepA gene encoding translation elongation factor 4: MKNIRNFCIIAHIDHGKSTLADRLLEFTSTVAKRDMQAQLLDNMDLERERGITIKSHAIQMQYPYKGEIYTLNLIDTPGHVDFSYEVSRSIAACEGALLIVDASQGIEAQTISNLYLAIGADLEIIPVLNKIDLPHAMPEEVTDEIVDLIGCEPGDILHASGKTGIGIEAILNAICDRIPAPKGDPEAPLQALIFDSVFNSYRGIEVLFRIKNGTMRKGDKVKFMATGKEYGADEIGILGLNQEPRQEMSAGNVGYLISGIKEAREVKVGDTITHVARPTTEVIKGFADVKPMVFAGIYPVETTEYEELRSCMEKLQLNDASLVWEPETSVALGFGFRCGFLGMLHMEIVQERLEREFNMTVITTVPSVQFHAIGTKDQLLTINAPSEMPEPNLIKLIEEPFIKAQIITAAEYVGPIITLCMDKRGIIKGQSYLTSERVEMTFELPLSEIVFDFFDKLKTISRGYASLDYELIGFREADMVKLDVMLNGEKVDALSAIVHRSKSYQWGSRLCEKLRELLPRQMFDIAIQASIGQKIIARETVKALRKNVIAKCYGGDISRKRKLLEKQKEGKKRMRSVGSVEIPQEAFLAVLKID, encoded by the coding sequence GTGAAGAATATCCGCAACTTTTGCATCATTGCCCACATCGACCACGGTAAAAGTACCCTGGCCGACCGCCTGTTGGAATTCACCAGCACCGTGGCCAAGCGCGACATGCAGGCCCAGCTGCTCGACAACATGGACCTGGAGCGCGAGCGCGGCATCACCATCAAGAGCCACGCCATCCAGATGCAGTACCCCTACAAAGGGGAAATCTACACGCTGAATCTGATTGACACGCCCGGCCACGTCGACTTTAGCTACGAAGTAAGCCGCAGCATCGCCGCCTGCGAAGGCGCACTGCTGATTGTGGATGCTTCCCAAGGCATCGAAGCCCAGACGATTTCCAACCTCTACCTCGCCATCGGGGCCGATTTGGAAATCATCCCCGTACTCAACAAAATCGACCTCCCGCACGCCATGCCCGAGGAAGTGACCGACGAAATCGTGGACCTCATTGGCTGCGAGCCCGGCGATATTCTGCACGCTTCCGGCAAAACCGGCATCGGCATCGAAGCCATCCTCAATGCCATCTGCGACCGCATTCCGGCCCCGAAAGGCGACCCGGAAGCCCCCCTGCAAGCCCTGATTTTTGATTCCGTCTTCAATTCCTACCGCGGCATCGAAGTCCTGTTCCGCATCAAAAACGGCACCATGCGCAAAGGCGACAAGGTGAAGTTTATGGCCACGGGCAAAGAGTACGGCGCCGACGAAATTGGCATCCTGGGCCTGAACCAGGAGCCGCGCCAGGAAATGAGCGCCGGCAACGTGGGCTACCTCATCTCGGGCATCAAGGAAGCCCGCGAGGTGAAGGTAGGCGACACGATTACCCATGTGGCGCGGCCCACCACCGAAGTTATAAAGGGCTTTGCTGATGTGAAGCCGATGGTATTCGCCGGTATCTACCCCGTAGAAACCACCGAGTACGAGGAACTGCGCTCATGTATGGAGAAGCTGCAGCTCAACGATGCCTCGCTGGTCTGGGAACCCGAAACGTCGGTGGCCCTGGGCTTTGGCTTCCGTTGCGGCTTCCTGGGCATGCTGCACATGGAAATCGTGCAGGAACGCCTGGAGCGCGAGTTCAACATGACGGTCATCACCACCGTGCCCAGCGTGCAGTTCCACGCCATCGGCACCAAGGACCAGCTCCTGACCATCAACGCCCCGTCGGAAATGCCGGAGCCCAACCTGATTAAGCTCATTGAAGAGCCCTTCATCAAGGCGCAGATTATTACGGCGGCGGAGTATGTAGGCCCCATTATCACGCTGTGTATGGACAAGCGCGGTATCATCAAGGGCCAGTCCTACCTCACTTCCGAGCGGGTAGAGATGACCTTCGAGCTGCCGCTGTCCGAAATCGTATTTGATTTCTTCGACAAGCTCAAAACCATCAGCCGTGGCTATGCTTCGCTTGATTATGAGCTGATTGGCTTCCGCGAAGCCGACATGGTGAAGCTCGACGTGATGCTGAACGGCGAAAAGGTCGATGCCCTGTCGGCCATCGTGCACCGCTCCAAGAGCTACCAGTGGGGTAGCCGCCTCTGCGAAAAGCTGCGCGAGCTGCTGCCCCGCCAGATGTTCGACATCGCCATTCAGGCCTCGATTGGCCAGAAAATCATCGCCCGCGAAACCGTGAAGGCCCTGCGCAAAAACGTAATTGCCAAGTGCTACGGCGGCGACATTTCGCGGAAGCGCAAGCTGCTCGAAAAGCAGAAAGAAGGCAAGAAGCGGATGCGCTCCGTGGGTTCCGTCGAAATCCCGCAGGAAGCCTTTCTGGCAGTGCTTAAGATTGATTGA
- a CDS encoding OmpA family protein produces MRCISVLGAVRLGMMCLLGLASAEMAWAQLPPKVQMPTNTKARSLLEKAQQQTKERDFVKAVETLNQLNQKFPSFGEAFLLKGSLLKAMGDNRGALAAYRDGLSKVVPEPIHASEYQLLGDLALSYGDYQTALDAYRQLMKVAPKAQKNLAKSQRQLLTCEFALDAMKHPMGEAPLPLPAPLNSFKFQYFPALTADNRFLLFTGRPAASSGEDLYVSRQNKDGSMGAPVPISPAINSSYNEGAGSISGDGKTLVFASCDRPKAIGNCDLYISRRTGNNWSPPINLGLNVNSTEWDSQPSLSADGRTLYFTSTRRGGQGQEDIYVTSLQPDGNWSPAQNVGTPVNTAGKDMAPFIHASGTTLYYVTDGLVGMGGLDAFRCEKQGASNWSKPRNLGYPLNTFENEASLFITSDNQKGFCSRSRASEEPPGGYRLSRERPVELFGFAVPPAVKARETSTYTQGRVFDANTKKPLKAEVKLYDLDTDVLTQFVTSDPEYGDYTVVLNEGHHYAMYAAADKYLLKSLSFDYSSQHPFSPTALDIYLEPVRAGRSVVLNNLFFDTNKYDLKPQSRTELNRLIEFLRQYRDVQIEVSGYTDNVGAPESNIQLSQRRAQAVVEYLSDHGISTTRLRSKGYGAGHPLAANDTEDHRQLNRRIELHIL; encoded by the coding sequence ATGCGTTGCATTTCAGTGTTGGGGGCCGTGCGCCTCGGAATGATGTGTCTGCTGGGCCTGGCCTCTGCCGAAATGGCCTGGGCGCAGCTACCGCCCAAAGTGCAGATGCCCACCAACACGAAGGCCCGCAGTCTACTCGAAAAAGCGCAGCAGCAAACCAAGGAACGGGACTTTGTCAAGGCCGTTGAGACCCTGAACCAGCTCAACCAGAAGTTCCCATCCTTCGGCGAAGCCTTCCTGCTGAAGGGCTCCCTGCTGAAAGCCATGGGCGACAACCGGGGGGCGCTGGCCGCCTATCGCGACGGCCTGTCCAAAGTAGTCCCCGAGCCGATTCATGCCTCCGAATACCAGCTGCTGGGCGACCTGGCCCTAAGCTACGGCGACTACCAGACTGCCCTCGATGCCTACCGGCAGCTGATGAAAGTGGCCCCCAAAGCTCAGAAAAACCTGGCCAAATCGCAGCGGCAGCTCCTCACCTGTGAGTTTGCGCTCGATGCCATGAAGCACCCCATGGGTGAAGCGCCGCTGCCGCTGCCCGCCCCGCTGAACAGCTTTAAGTTTCAGTATTTCCCGGCTCTTACGGCGGATAACCGGTTCCTGCTCTTCACGGGCCGGCCGGCGGCCAGCAGTGGCGAAGACCTGTACGTGAGCCGCCAGAACAAAGACGGCTCTATGGGTGCGCCCGTGCCGATTTCGCCGGCCATCAACTCCAGCTACAACGAAGGCGCGGGCTCGATTTCGGGCGATGGCAAAACGCTGGTTTTTGCGTCCTGTGACCGGCCCAAGGCCATTGGCAACTGCGACCTGTACATTTCGCGCCGCACCGGCAACAACTGGAGCCCGCCCATTAACCTGGGCCTCAACGTGAATTCTACGGAGTGGGACTCGCAACCCTCGCTCTCGGCCGACGGCCGAACGCTGTACTTCACCTCGACGCGGCGCGGCGGCCAGGGCCAGGAGGATATTTACGTGACCAGCCTACAGCCCGATGGCAACTGGAGCCCCGCCCAAAACGTGGGCACGCCCGTGAACACCGCCGGTAAGGACATGGCCCCATTCATCCACGCCAGCGGCACCACGCTTTATTATGTTACCGATGGCCTGGTCGGCATGGGTGGCCTCGACGCTTTTCGGTGCGAAAAGCAGGGGGCCAGCAATTGGAGCAAACCCCGCAACCTGGGCTACCCACTCAATACCTTCGAGAACGAAGCCTCCCTTTTTATCACTTCCGACAACCAGAAGGGATTCTGCTCGCGCAGCCGGGCATCAGAGGAGCCGCCCGGGGGCTACCGGCTGTCGCGCGAGCGGCCGGTGGAGCTGTTCGGCTTTGCGGTGCCGCCGGCCGTGAAGGCCCGCGAAACCAGCACCTACACCCAGGGCCGCGTATTTGATGCCAACACCAAAAAGCCGCTCAAAGCAGAAGTAAAGCTCTACGACCTCGACACCGACGTGCTCACGCAGTTCGTGACTTCCGACCCCGAGTACGGCGACTACACGGTGGTGCTCAACGAAGGCCACCACTACGCCATGTACGCCGCGGCCGATAAATACCTGCTCAAAAGCCTCAGCTTCGACTATTCCAGCCAGCACCCGTTCAGTCCCACGGCGCTGGATATTTACCTTGAACCCGTGCGCGCCGGCCGCAGCGTGGTGTTGAATAATCTGTTTTTCGATACCAATAAGTACGACCTGAAGCCGCAGTCCCGCACCGAGCTCAACCGCCTGATTGAGTTCCTGCGGCAGTACCGCGACGTGCAGATTGAAGTATCCGGCTATACCGACAACGTAGGTGCCCCCGAGTCTAACATTCAGCTCTCGCAGCGCCGCGCCCAGGCAGTGGTTGAATACCTGTCTGACCACGGCATTTCCACCACCCGGCTGCGCTCCAAAGGCTACGGCGCAGGCCACCCCCTGGCCGCCAACGATACCGAAGACCATCGCCAGCTCAACCGCCGCATAGAACTGCACATTTTGTAA
- a CDS encoding bifunctional 5,10-methylenetetrahydrofolate dehydrogenase/5,10-methenyltetrahydrofolate cyclohydrolase — MTSVTTSNLIDGKQTAEDIKAEIAIEVAALKAAGQKVPHLAAILVGHDGGSETYVRNKVLACERVGFASTLLRYEDDITEADLLAKVDELNRDPEIDGFIVQLPLPAHINPEKVIEAIRPEKDVDGFHPMNIGRMVAGLPALLPATPSGIVELLARQGIKTSGKHAVVIGRSNIVGTPVSILLAKNLDTANCTVTLCHSRTQNLAEICRTADIVVAAIGRPEFVTADMVQPGAVVIDVGTTRVPDASKKSGYTLKGDVNFAEVAPLASAITPVPGGVGPMTIAMLLLNTLRAAKGEIYPHPAG, encoded by the coding sequence ATGACTTCCGTAACAACCTCCAACCTCATCGACGGCAAGCAGACCGCCGAGGACATCAAAGCCGAAATCGCCATCGAAGTGGCCGCCCTGAAAGCCGCCGGCCAGAAGGTGCCGCACCTCGCCGCCATCCTCGTGGGCCACGACGGCGGCTCCGAAACCTACGTGCGCAACAAGGTGCTGGCCTGCGAGCGGGTCGGCTTTGCGTCCACGCTGCTGCGCTACGAAGATGATATTACCGAGGCCGACCTGCTGGCCAAAGTAGATGAGCTGAACCGCGACCCCGAGATTGACGGTTTCATTGTGCAGCTCCCGCTGCCGGCCCACATCAACCCCGAAAAGGTCATTGAAGCCATCCGCCCCGAGAAGGATGTCGATGGTTTTCACCCCATGAATATCGGCCGGATGGTGGCCGGTTTGCCGGCTCTGCTGCCCGCCACGCCCTCGGGCATTGTGGAGCTGCTGGCGCGCCAGGGTATCAAAACCAGCGGCAAGCACGCCGTGGTTATCGGTCGTTCCAATATCGTTGGTACTCCGGTTAGTATACTGCTGGCCAAGAACCTGGATACGGCTAACTGCACGGTTACTTTATGCCATTCGCGCACTCAGAACCTGGCTGAAATATGCCGGACGGCCGACATCGTGGTGGCCGCCATCGGCCGCCCCGAGTTCGTGACCGCCGACATGGTGCAGCCCGGCGCAGTGGTGATTGACGTGGGCACCACCCGCGTGCCCGACGCCAGCAAAAAAAGCGGCTATACCCTGAAGGGCGACGTGAACTTTGCCGAGGTGGCCCCGCTGGCTTCGGCCATCACGCCAGTGCCCGGCGGCGTGGGCCCCATGACCATCGCCATGCTTTTGCTGAACACGCTACGGGCCGCGAAGGGCGAAATATACCCGCACCCAGCCGGCTGA
- a CDS encoding 7-carboxy-7-deazaguanine synthase QueE codes for MEQFYTIQGEGYNTGRAAYFIRLGGCDVGCVWCDVKESWDADAHPRQSVAQLVEAVLAYPGRDVVITGGEPLMHNLELLTAALQAAGCRTWLETSGAHPLSGTWDWVCLSPKKFKAPLPEVLAAAHELKVVVFNGHDFAWAEEHAALVPATTRLYLQPEWSRAARMTPELVDYVKQHPRWQVSLQTHKYLDIP; via the coding sequence ATGGAGCAGTTCTATACCATTCAGGGCGAAGGGTATAACACCGGCCGGGCCGCCTATTTTATCCGGCTGGGCGGTTGCGACGTGGGCTGCGTATGGTGCGACGTGAAGGAATCGTGGGATGCCGACGCGCACCCCCGCCAGTCGGTAGCGCAGCTCGTAGAAGCCGTGCTGGCTTATCCCGGCCGCGATGTGGTCATTACTGGCGGCGAGCCGCTGATGCATAATCTGGAGCTCCTTACGGCCGCATTGCAGGCGGCTGGTTGCCGCACCTGGCTCGAAACCTCGGGCGCGCACCCGCTCTCCGGCACCTGGGACTGGGTGTGCCTTTCGCCCAAAAAATTCAAGGCCCCGCTGCCCGAAGTGTTGGCTGCTGCCCACGAATTGAAGGTAGTTGTATTTAATGGGCACGATTTTGCATGGGCTGAGGAACACGCGGCGTTGGTTCCGGCCACCACGCGCCTATACTTGCAGCCCGAGTGGAGCCGCGCCGCGCGCATGACGCCCGAGCTGGTTGACTACGTGAAGCAGCACCCGCGCTGGCAGGTGTCGCTCCAGACTCATAAATACCTCGACATTCCCTAG